In Nocardioides sp. JS614, the sequence CCCTGGTCGGCCTGCTCGGCTACAGCTTCCTGGAGGCGTCCGCGAAGGCCCGGCTCGCGAACTGGGCGACGAACCTCGCCGCGCTGTGCGTGTTCGTGCCCCAGGGCGCCGTCGTCTGGCACGTCGGCCTGGTGATGGGCGCCTGCAACCTGGTCGGCGGATACCTCGGTGCCCGGACCGCCGTCGCCCGGGGAGCCCGGTTCGTCCGGGCCTTCTTCGTGGTCGTGGTGGCCGCGTTCGTGGTGCGGATCGGTGGCGAGGTGGTGGGCCTGTGGTGACCGGTTACCTGACGATCGGGCGCGACGCCGAGGCCGAGATCGAGGTCAAGCGCTCCCGGTTCCGGTGCACGCTCGAGCGGGTCGAGGACGAGGCCGCCGCCCGGGCCGTCGTCGAGCGGCTGCGCCGTGAGCACTGGGACGCCCGGCACCACTGCTCCGCCTTCCGGATCCGGCAGAGCGGCCTCGGCCCGGGCGGGGAGGTCGAGCGCTCGTCCGACGACGGCGAGCCCGCCGGCACCGCCGGCGCCCCGATGCTCGAGGTGCTCCGCGGCCACGCCGAGGGCGGGGTCAGCGACGTGGTCGCGGTGGTCACCCGCTGGTTCGGCGGCACCCTGCTCGGCGCCGGCGGGCTGGTCCGGGCGTACGGCGACGCCGTGCGGGCCGGCCTGGCCGAGGCGGGGACCCTGCGGCGCAGCCTGGTACGCGAGCACCTCCTCGACCTCGGCCACGCCGACGCCGGCCGGGTCGAGAGCGAGCTGCGTTCGCGGGGCGTCGTCGTGCTGGACTCGACGTACGGCGTCCACGTCACGCTGCGTCTCGGCGTGCCGCCGGACGAGGAGGAGCGGCTGGCCGCCCTCGTCGCCGAGCTCACCGCCGGCGCCGCGGAAACACGTGCCGCCGGCGAGCGCTGGGTCGATAGCCTCACCACATGAGCATCCCGGTGGACCTCGCCGACCTCGCGGCGACGCTCGCGGACTTCGACCGCGGCTACCTGCTGACCACGACCGACGGGCGGGTCAAGGCGGTGTCGGTGCGAGCCGCGCCGGCCGACGGCGTGCTGCGGATCGCCGCCCCCGGGGGCGGTTCGCTCGCGAACCTCGCCGCCAACCCGGGGGTCACCCTGCTGTTCGCGCCCCGCGATCCGGGCGGGCACACCCTGCTCGTGGACGGCACGGGCCGGGCCGAGGGTGACGACGTGGTCGTCACGCCGGCCGCCGCCATCCTGCACCGGGCCGCCCCGTGAGCACCGCGCCGTTCTGGGTCAGCGCGTTCCTCGACTTCGCGCCCGACGACTTCGAGCGCGGCGTCGAGTTCTGGCAGGGCGTCACCGGCTACGAGCTCTCCGAGCGGCGCGGCGTCGACGGTGCCTTCGCCACGCTGGTGCCGCCGGACGGCGACGACTACCTGCGCGTGCAGCGCCTGGGCGGGGGCGACGGGCGGGTGCACCTCGACCTGCACGTCGAGAGCCCGACCATCGCGGCCGAGGCCGCGATCGAGCTCGGCGCGCACGTGCTGATGCGGCACGAGCAGGGGTACGTCGTGCTCCGCTCGCCCGGGGGGTTCGTGTTCTGCTTCGTGCGCCACCACGCGTCGCGGCGCCCGGCGCCGGTGACCTGGGGCGCCGGGCGCTCCTACGTCGACCAGGTGTGCCTGGACATCCCCCCGGAGCACCACTCGGCGGAGGTCGCGTTCTGGCAGGCGCTGACCGGCTGGGACTTCGAGGACCTCGACAACTCGGTCTCGCCGGAGTTCTCCCGGCTCCGGCCGCCCGACGAGCAGCCGCTGCGCTGGCTGCTGCAGCGCCTCGACGGCACCGGCGGCGCGGTCACCGCGCACCTCGACCTGGCCGCCGACGACCGGGAGGCCGAGGCGGCCCGGCACGTCGAGCTGGGCGCCACGGTCGCCCGCGTCCACGAGCACTGGACGGTGCTGACCGACCCCGTCGGGACGGCGTACTGCATCACGGGGAGGAAGCCGCCGCGTTGACCCGCGTGGACCACGACGGGGCACGCCGACCTGATCCGCGAGTCCATCGACGGAGCCGTCGGGGAGTGACCTGCGACGCGGCCCGTTCCGACGTCAGCCGGGTTGGTGGAGGCAGAGCACGTTGCCGTCGGGGTCGAGGAACCACGCGGCCTTCATCCCGTGTTGGTCGAGGATGTGGTCGACGGTCGCGAAGCCAGGAAGGTCGTAGTCCTCGAACGCCACGCCACGGCCCTCCAGGGTCGCGATCTCGGCGCCGATGTCGTCCACCTCGAAGCTCATCGCGGTGTTGGGCGACGGCGCGGCGTCGGGCAACAGCCGCAGCACCAGCTGGGATCCACCGGACAGGCGGAACGTCGTCTCGCCGGTGGTCTCGTTCGACCCGGCGAACGGGAGCCCGAGACGGTCTTCGTAGAACTCCTGCGCGCGGGCTGCGTCCTTGGTCGGGAGCATCACCGCGACCGCGCTCTCGGTCAGTGCCATCCGCCCAGCGTGCGCCCGCCCTGCCCGACCCGCAATGGCCCCATCGGGTGGCTCGGAGGAGGCTCAGCTCGGATCGGCGAACCCGGGCAGCGACTCGGTGAGGATCTGCCGGAACGGCGCCTCGCACTCCAGCTGGCTCAGCACGCCGATGCCGGCCAGCCAGGTGCGGTGGATCAGCAGGTACGACGGCGGCAGGTTGATCTTCATGCCGACGGTGTACGCCGGGTCGCGCGGGTCGTTGATCCGCGCGAACTGACTGCGCATCCAGGACCGCGAGAACCGGAACCGCTCGACCTTGGTCGGCTCGACGAACGGCGCCAGGTAGTCGAGCAGCTGCTGGGGGTCGACCCGGACCCGGTCCTTGACGAAGCCCTCGCGGCGCAACCCCTCCAACAGCTCCTCGGGGTCCTCGACGGCCGCAACCCGTAGCAGCCGACCCATGGCCTCGGGGAGCCCACGCTCCGGGAGCCGGGCGACCGCGCCGAAGTCGAGGACGCCGAGCCGGCCGGGCTCGCCGCCGGGTCCGGGCAGGATGCGGTAGTTGCCGGGGTGCGGGTCGGCGTGCAGCATGCCGGTCCGGGCCGGGCCGGAGAAGAGGAACCGGACGAGCAGCTCGCCGTAGTGGTCGCGCTCCTCCTGGGTGCCGCCGGCGATGATCGACGCCAGGGAGGCCGGGCTCTCGAGCCACTCGGTCACCAGGACCGTCTCGCCGACCGCCACCACGTCGGGGACCACGATGTCCGGGTCGTCGCGGAACGCGGCCGCGAACGTCGCCTGGGCCTCCGCCTCGAGCTGGTAGTCGAGCTCGTCCTCGGCGCGCGCCTGGAGCTCGGCGACCAGGGGCTTGAGGTCGAGCCCCGGCACCAGCGGTGCCGCGGTCCGGGCGACCCGGGCGAGCTGGCGCAGGTCCGAGCGCAGGGCGTCGGCCGCACCGGGGTACTGCACCTTGACGGCGACCTCGCGGCCGTCGTGCCAGCGGCCCCGGTGCACCTGCCCGATCGAGGCGGCGGCGGTCGGGCCGCCGTCGAGCCAGACCAGCTGCTCGCGCCAGTCGGGGCCGAGATCGCGGGCGAGGATGTCGCGCACCGTCTGCGTCGGCATCGGCGGAGCGTCGTCCTGGAGCCGGGTGAGGTGCTCGCGGTAGGGGCCGGCGAGGCTCTCGGGAAGCGCCGACTCCATGATCGAGAGCATCTGGCCGACCTTCATCGCGCCGCCCTTGAGCTCCCCGAGGGTGCGGAACAGCTGCTCGGCCGTGCGCTGCTGGATCTCGGTCATCACGGTCTCGGCCGGCGCGCCACCGAGCCGCTTGCCGAGGCCGACCGCGCTGCGGCCGGCGTACCCCAGGGGCAGCGCGGCCAGCCTCGCCGTCCGGGCGACGGCCTTGCGGGGCAGCTCGGTCACGCAGCCATTCTCCCAGGTGGCCGAAGGCGGCGACCGAAGCGGCCGCTGCGCCGCCGCGCTGCATGGGGCGGACGTCGCCGGGTACCGTCGAGCGGTGAGCCAGGAGTACGACGCCGTGGTCGTCGGCGCCGGGCCCAACGGGCTGGTCGCCGCCAACCACCTGGTCGACCGCGGGTGGTCGGTGCTCGTGCTGGAGGCCCAGCCGGACGTCGGCGGCGCCGTCGCCAGCGACCGTGAGGTGCACCCGGACTTCGTCCACGACACGTTCAGCGCGTTCTACCCGCTCGCCGCGGTGTCGCGCGCCATCCAGGGGTTCGCGCTGGAGGAGCACGGGCTGCGCTGGACGCACGCGCCCGCCGTCCTCGGCCACCAGCTTCCGGCCGGCGCCTGGGCCCTCCTGCACCGCGACCGCGAGGTCACCGCCGGCCTGATGGACGCCCAGCACCCCGGCGACGGCGCGGCCTGGCTCGAGCTGTGCGGGGACTGGGACCGGATCGGCGGCGCGATCGTGGACGCGCTGCTGACCCCGTTCCCGCCGGTGCGGCCGGGGCTCTCGGTGCTGGCGCGGCTGCGCTCGGTCGGCGGCCTGCGCTTCGTCCGGGAGCTGCTCACCCCGGCCGCCGACCTGGGTCGGCACCGGTTCGGGGGCGCGGCGCCGCGGATCCTGCTGGCCGGCAACGCCGGGCACGCCGACATCCCGCTCACCTCGCCCGGCTCCGGCCTGATGGCGCTGCTGCTGACCATGCTCGGCCAGACCGTGGGCTTCCCCGTCCCGGTCGGTGGCGCCGGGCACTTCGCGCAGGCGCTCGCCGCCCGGCTGCGGGCGAAGGGCGCCGAGATCCACTGCGCCAGCGAGGTCACGGCGATCGAGGTGGCGGGCGGGCGTGCCGTCGCGGTGCGGACGGCGGCCGGGGAGCGGTACGCCGCGGGCCACGCGGTGATCGCCGACGTGTCGGCGCCGAGCCTCTACGGCCGCCTGCTACCGGCCGAGGCGCTCCCCGCCCGGACCCGCGCCGGGATGCGGTCCTTCGAGATGGACCCCCGGACGGTGAAGGTGGACTGGGCCCTGTCCGGACCGGTCCCGTGGTGGGTGCCTCCGGCGTACGACCCGGGGACCGTGCACGTCGCCGACTCGGTCGAGGAGATCGGTGCGGCCCTGCACCAGGTCGCGTCGCGGACGATCCCGGCGGCGCCGTTCCTGCTCGCCGGCCAGATGACCACGACCGACCCCACCCGCTCGCCGGCGGGGACCGAGTCGATGTGGGCCTACACGCACGTGCCGCAGCAGACGGCGCACGACGCCGGGGACGGGACCATCCGCGGCGTGTGGGACGAGACGGACTGCGAGCGCTTCGCCGACCGGATGCAGGCCCGCATCGAGGGTCTCGCGCCCGGGTTCGGCGACCGGGTGCTCGCCCGCCGGGTGCTCGGGCCGCACGAGCTGGAGGCCCGCGACGCCAACCTCGTGGGCGGTGGCCTCAACGGGGGTACGGCGCAGCTGCACCAGCAGCTGGTGTTCCGTCCGGTGCCCGGCCTCGGGCGGGCCGAGACGCCCGTGCGCGGGCTCTACCTCGGCTCAGCGGCTGCGCACCCCGGCGGCGGCGTGCACGGCGCGCCCGGCACGAATGCCGCCCGCGCCGCGCTCGCCCACCGCCGGGCGCGCTTCCTGGTCCGCCGCTGAGGACCGGTCAGGGGGTGACCGACGGGTCCGCGACCGGAGTCGTCGGGGTGTCCGTCGGGGTGTCCGTCGGGGTGTCTGTCGGGGTCTCGGTGGGCGACTGCCCGGCGAGGCACTTGTCGAGCCGCTGCTGGGCCTTGGTCAGCCGCATCTGCTGCGCCTTCTTGACCTTGGCGACCTTGGCCTCGGCGGCCTCGGCCTTGCGGAGCGCGTTCTTCGCGGCGGCCCGCTCCCTGCCCGTGGTCGCCTCGGCGAGGTCGGTCTCGGCCTCGTCGACCGCGGCCTGCTTGCGCTCGAAGACCGCCGTCACCCGCGCGAGGGCCTGCTCCGCCTTCTCGACCTGGGCGGTCTGCCTGGCGCAAGGGGCGCTCGGCGCGGGCGCCGTCTCGTCGGCCTGGGCGGTGGTCACCAGACCGGCTGCACCGGCGGCGAGCACGAGCGTGGCGGCCGAGGCCGCGAGCGCGCGCGTGATCTGTCTCATGCTTGGTCCTCTCAGAGTTGTCCCGACAGTCGCAACATCGGCCGGGGGACCGCGCTTCTTGAGGGGTCGGGACCTGCCCGATCGGGCAGGTCCCGCGGGCTCGCGCTCAGCCGGCCTGGGCGGGAGGCGCCGGTGCGGTCGGCGGGGTCGGCCGGAGGTACGCGACGTCCTCCTCGGCTGGCATCAGGATCCACAGGATCGGGTAGACCAGGAGCTGGCTGCCGGGCAGCACCATCAGCGCCAGCAGGAACAGCAGCCGCGCCGGCCACGGGTCGAGGCCGATGCGCCGGCCCAGGCCGGAGCACACGCCGCCGAGCACCCGCCGGTCGCGCGGCCGGATCAGGCCGTTCCGGGCGAAGGTCTGGTGGATGTCGTTCATGGTGCGGCACTTCCTCTGCGGTGGTGGTCCGGGGCCTCTCCCCGGTACCTCCACTGTGCGCCGCCGGGCCAGTGCGGCACATCAGGTGCTGCCCTGCCCGGACCCTGATCCCGGCCGCGGGGCGTCAGGGTCGAGCCGCTCCGCTCGGACCCGATTCCCGGCGGACCCGGGCCGTTGTGCTCTGCCGTCCACCGGCCTCCCGCGGGAGGCTCGGGGGATGGCTGGGGTTGCGGAGCCCCGCCCTGCTGTCGACGCCCGCGTGGGCAGCGAGGGCACCCGGATCGACCTCGACGACGTCTGTCGCTACTTCGTGGTCGGCGACAGTGTGGTCAAGGCCCTCGACGACGTGTTCCTCCATGTCGACGAGTCGGCCTTCGTCGTCGTGCTCGGCGCCTCGGGCTCCGGGAAGACGACCCTGCTCAACCTGATCGGCGCCCTGGACGCACCCACGGCCGGCACCGTGCGCCTGGCCGGGGTGGAGCTGACCGGCGCGTCGCGGGCCGAGCGGACCCGCGTGCGCCGCAGCACGGTCAGCTTCATCTTCCAGAGCTTCAACCTGTTTCCCGGGCTCACCGCCCTGGAGAACGTGCAGTTCGGCGCGGACGTCGCCGGCCGCCCGGCCGCGGAGTCGGTGGCGCGCGAGGTGCTCGACCAGGTCGGGCTGGGTGACCGGGGCAGCCACTTCGCGCACCAGCTCTCCGGCGGCGAGCAGCAGCGGGTCGCGATCGCGCGGGCGCTGGCGACCGGCAACCCGATCCTGCTGGCGGACGAGCCCACCGGCGAGCTGGACTTCCGCACCGGCGTACAGATCCTGGAGCTCCTGCGCGCCCAGGCGGAGGCGGGGAAGACCGTGATCGTCGTGACGCACAACCGCGAGATCTCGCGCGTGGCCGACCGGGTGATCGAGCTGTCGAGCGGCCGGATCGTCGCCGACGGCGCGCCCCCGGGCGGTCCGGCCGCGATCGCGGACCTGCACTGGTAGTCGCGATGGCACGGACCGGGCTGTGGATCCGTTGGTCGTGGCGCGACCTGCGCCGGCGCTGGCCGGTGGTGACGGCGATCGCGCTGGTGATCGCGCTCGGCACCGGCACCTACGCCGGTCTGCTGAGCACCTCCGCGTGGCGCACGCAATCGAACGACGCGAGCTTCGCGCTGCTGGACACCCACGACCTCCGGGTCACCCTGCCCAGCGGCAGCACTACCACCGAGGGCCGGCTGCTGGAGGTGGTGACCGGGCTGGACCGCGCGG encodes:
- a CDS encoding phytoene desaturase family protein, whose product is MSQEYDAVVVGAGPNGLVAANHLVDRGWSVLVLEAQPDVGGAVASDREVHPDFVHDTFSAFYPLAAVSRAIQGFALEEHGLRWTHAPAVLGHQLPAGAWALLHRDREVTAGLMDAQHPGDGAAWLELCGDWDRIGGAIVDALLTPFPPVRPGLSVLARLRSVGGLRFVRELLTPAADLGRHRFGGAAPRILLAGNAGHADIPLTSPGSGLMALLLTMLGQTVGFPVPVGGAGHFAQALAARLRAKGAEIHCASEVTAIEVAGGRAVAVRTAAGERYAAGHAVIADVSAPSLYGRLLPAEALPARTRAGMRSFEMDPRTVKVDWALSGPVPWWVPPAYDPGTVHVADSVEEIGAALHQVASRTIPAAPFLLAGQMTTTDPTRSPAGTESMWAYTHVPQQTAHDAGDGTIRGVWDETDCERFADRMQARIEGLAPGFGDRVLARRVLGPHELEARDANLVGGGLNGGTAQLHQQLVFRPVPGLGRAETPVRGLYLGSAAAHPGGGVHGAPGTNAARAALAHRRARFLVRR
- a CDS encoding ABC transporter ATP-binding protein; its protein translation is MAGVAEPRPAVDARVGSEGTRIDLDDVCRYFVVGDSVVKALDDVFLHVDESAFVVVLGASGSGKTTLLNLIGALDAPTAGTVRLAGVELTGASRAERTRVRRSTVSFIFQSFNLFPGLTALENVQFGADVAGRPAAESVAREVLDQVGLGDRGSHFAHQLSGGEQQRVAIARALATGNPILLADEPTGELDFRTGVQILELLRAQAEAGKTVIVVTHNREISRVADRVIELSSGRIVADGAPPGGPAAIADLHW
- a CDS encoding VOC family protein, which codes for MALTESAVAVMLPTKDAARAQEFYEDRLGLPFAGSNETTGETTFRLSGGSQLVLRLLPDAAPSPNTAMSFEVDDIGAEIATLEGRGVAFEDYDLPGFATVDHILDQHGMKAAWFLDPDGNVLCLHQPG
- a CDS encoding PspC domain-containing protein; amino-acid sequence: MNDIHQTFARNGLIRPRDRRVLGGVCSGLGRRIGLDPWPARLLFLLALMVLPGSQLLVYPILWILMPAEEDVAYLRPTPPTAPAPPAQAG
- a CDS encoding VOC family protein gives rise to the protein MSTAPFWVSAFLDFAPDDFERGVEFWQGVTGYELSERRGVDGAFATLVPPDGDDYLRVQRLGGGDGRVHLDLHVESPTIAAEAAIELGAHVLMRHEQGYVVLRSPGGFVFCFVRHHASRRPAPVTWGAGRSYVDQVCLDIPPEHHSAEVAFWQALTGWDFEDLDNSVSPEFSRLRPPDEQPLRWLLQRLDGTGGAVTAHLDLAADDREAEAARHVELGATVARVHEHWTVLTDPVGTAYCITGRKPPR
- a CDS encoding ABC1 kinase family protein, which encodes MTELPRKAVARTARLAALPLGYAGRSAVGLGKRLGGAPAETVMTEIQQRTAEQLFRTLGELKGGAMKVGQMLSIMESALPESLAGPYREHLTRLQDDAPPMPTQTVRDILARDLGPDWREQLVWLDGGPTAAASIGQVHRGRWHDGREVAVKVQYPGAADALRSDLRQLARVARTAAPLVPGLDLKPLVAELQARAEDELDYQLEAEAQATFAAAFRDDPDIVVPDVVAVGETVLVTEWLESPASLASIIAGGTQEERDHYGELLVRFLFSGPARTGMLHADPHPGNYRILPGPGGEPGRLGVLDFGAVARLPERGLPEAMGRLLRVAAVEDPEELLEGLRREGFVKDRVRVDPQQLLDYLAPFVEPTKVERFRFSRSWMRSQFARINDPRDPAYTVGMKINLPPSYLLIHRTWLAGIGVLSQLECEAPFRQILTESLPGFADPS
- a CDS encoding IMPACT family protein; amino-acid sequence: MTGYLTIGRDAEAEIEVKRSRFRCTLERVEDEAAARAVVERLRREHWDARHHCSAFRIRQSGLGPGGEVERSSDDGEPAGTAGAPMLEVLRGHAEGGVSDVVAVVTRWFGGTLLGAGGLVRAYGDAVRAGLAEAGTLRRSLVREHLLDLGHADAGRVESELRSRGVVVLDSTYGVHVTLRLGVPPDEEERLAALVAELTAGAAETRAAGERWVDSLTT
- a CDS encoding pyridoxamine 5'-phosphate oxidase family protein → MSIPVDLADLAATLADFDRGYLLTTTDGRVKAVSVRAAPADGVLRIAAPGGGSLANLAANPGVTLLFAPRDPGGHTLLVDGTGRAEGDDVVVTPAAAILHRAAP